Proteins encoded together in one Chitinivibrionales bacterium window:
- the tnpB gene encoding IS66 family insertion sequence element accessory protein TnpB (TnpB, as the term is used for proteins encoded by IS66 family insertion elements, is considered an accessory protein, since TnpC, encoded by a neighboring gene, is a DDE family transposase.) — MLTFSPAVRIFVCCEPVDLRRTYDGLSGRVESLLHNDPLSGHLFVFFNKRRNQVRILMWDRTGYCLFGKRLERGRFVIGECTSSKGCGQKIV, encoded by the coding sequence ATGCTGACCTTTTCACCGGCAGTGCGGATATTTGTCTGCTGTGAACCTGTGGATTTACGCCGCACGTATGATGGGCTTTCTGGTCGCGTCGAGTCACTGCTGCACAACGATCCGCTAAGCGGCCACCTGTTTGTGTTTTTCAATAAGCGCCGCAACCAGGTGAGGATTCTCATGTGGGATAGAACCGGATACTGCTTATTTGGTAAGAGGCTTGAGCGGGGGCGTTTTGTAATCGGCGAATGTACGTCTTCAAAAGGTTGTGGACAGAAGATTGTCTAA
- a CDS encoding DUF3419 family protein: MTGSSAIQTRASFDLVRYANCWEDADVLLDALAPGPADACLSIASAGDNSFSLLSRGPRLVVAVDISKAQVACVEIKKWCFVHFSHPVMLEFLGFTGTSSSPGMRLDRFELLAPLLSGESRAFWEKNLASLRSGLIHCGKFERYFRLFRTVILPLVHSQKTLNDLLRPKTREERVAFYERHWNNRRWNLLFNVFFSKFVMGRLGRDPEFFRYVKGSIAGLVMNRTRHAVTELSTHDNPYLRYIALGNFGNALPHYARAENFEAIRRNIDHLKILRGTAQEACAAYSDGFDAFNLSDIFEYMDSSLFESTAADLLSRARPGARLAYWNMLVSRSLAERFPGRVCADGARAQELLMRDRAFFYQRFHLDRTVNR; encoded by the coding sequence ATGACCGGGAGCAGCGCCATCCAAACGCGCGCGTCGTTCGATCTCGTGCGGTATGCCAACTGCTGGGAAGACGCGGACGTTTTACTCGATGCGCTTGCCCCTGGGCCGGCCGACGCCTGTCTCTCCATCGCCTCGGCGGGCGACAATTCTTTTTCGCTCCTCTCCCGGGGGCCGCGCCTCGTGGTGGCGGTTGACATAAGCAAGGCGCAAGTCGCGTGCGTCGAAATCAAAAAATGGTGCTTTGTTCATTTTTCGCACCCCGTGATGCTTGAATTCCTCGGTTTTACTGGTACGTCTTCTTCGCCGGGAATGCGTCTGGACCGGTTCGAACTGCTTGCGCCGCTATTGTCCGGAGAAAGCAGGGCGTTCTGGGAAAAGAACTTGGCGTCACTACGGTCCGGTCTCATCCATTGCGGCAAGTTCGAACGATATTTCCGGCTGTTTAGGACCGTGATATTGCCGCTTGTCCACTCGCAAAAGACCCTCAACGACCTCTTGCGACCCAAGACAAGGGAGGAGCGCGTCGCATTCTACGAACGCCATTGGAACAACCGGCGCTGGAACCTGCTGTTCAACGTTTTTTTCTCCAAATTCGTGATGGGCAGGCTGGGCCGCGACCCCGAGTTTTTCCGGTATGTGAAAGGCTCCATTGCCGGCCTGGTAATGAACCGCACGCGCCATGCGGTAACCGAGCTGTCCACCCACGACAACCCGTATCTCCGTTATATCGCCTTGGGCAATTTTGGCAACGCGCTGCCGCATTATGCCCGGGCGGAAAACTTCGAGGCGATCCGGCGCAACATTGACCATCTCAAGATTCTCCGCGGCACCGCGCAGGAAGCCTGCGCGGCATACAGCGACGGGTTCGACGCATTCAACCTCTCCGACATTTTTGAATACATGGACTCGTCGCTGTTCGAAAGCACGGCCGCAGACCTGCTTTCCCGTGCGCGCCCGGGCGCACGCCTTGCATACTGGAACATGCTGGTGTCGCGCAGCCTTGCCGAACGTTTCCCCGGCCGCGTTTGCGCCGATGGGGCACGCGCGCAGGAGCTCCTCATGCGCGACCGGGCGTTTTTCTACCAGCGCTTTCATCTTGACCGGACGGTCAACCGATGA
- a CDS encoding phosphoenolpyruvate synthase translates to MLVTPQSTPSFARREAGGKGYNLYLMSREGIPVPPWVVLGTDVFRRFKKLAGLEPSLQEALAPLLACKETPAAPLCDSVSAGVREIIVNTPFPPEVEQEARQAYRTLGAPLIAVRSSAGDEDSAQHSFAGQLSSFLYVTSENDALRFLKECWASGFSARGLAYRMRNRIPVSGGLDIAVVFQEMVDSEKSGVLFTCDPIAADGSKITVNAVYGVGEGLVSGLLDADTFVLSKDSDRAVSATINDKRKCLRRKAGGGVIEAAVEPHLQSAPCLDEKDLSELCRLGKRIESYFRFPQDVEWAWTKQGGFRILQARPVTTLVFAAQGKLHIWDNSNIVESYGGLTLPLTFGFAHHVYHQVYVQLCDIMMVPAKKIRAMQPFLEHMIGLIYGRVYYNILNWYRLTGAILPGFRHNRGFMEIMMGTSHKLADEIANRIKPPGFQESPFSKIQRLFSGLKFLWFHVTAQRMINRFLAYFNRVYAEYRGIDYGRMPADEIYGLYQELEERLLLEWKAPIVNDFLTMVHFGLFKRLTEKWLSALGPSLSNDLLCGTGSLESAEPTRELIRMAGAAAAENSLCSLIESTPAEDCLEALRQSPHTGFGERVDEYIAKYGHRCMSEMKLDQKDLFMDPSFLFVCLKNYLRAGRTDLDAFVKREEEVRGRAEALVRKHLRGPRRLVYQWSLFHTRRAVRNRENTRFCRTRIYGVARAMFYGVGNDYTLRGIIDRPEDVFYLELHELTGSLDGILTCQNLRPLIQARKEQYVQYALANPPSRLVTRGPVYWQNDLGTGSVATPAEAPPAANSLKGTGACPGRVAGTAKVIVDPSDDMELNGEILVTMRTDPGWIPLYPSISGLLVERGGLLSHSAIVAREMGLPTVVGIPGLTRRIKTGMRVRFDGQTGVVEVLDENGKSV, encoded by the coding sequence ATGCTGGTCACCCCGCAAAGCACCCCCTCGTTCGCGCGGCGCGAAGCCGGAGGCAAGGGATACAACCTCTATCTCATGTCCCGCGAGGGAATCCCGGTGCCGCCGTGGGTAGTGCTCGGCACGGACGTGTTCCGGCGTTTCAAAAAGCTGGCCGGGCTCGAGCCGTCCCTGCAGGAAGCGCTGGCGCCTCTTCTTGCATGTAAAGAAACGCCTGCGGCGCCCTTGTGCGATTCCGTGTCGGCCGGGGTCCGCGAGATCATCGTGAACACTCCCTTTCCTCCGGAAGTGGAACAGGAGGCGCGGCAGGCGTACCGCACGCTGGGGGCGCCGCTCATCGCGGTGCGGTCGTCCGCGGGCGACGAGGATTCGGCGCAGCATTCCTTTGCGGGCCAGCTGTCGAGTTTTTTATATGTGACAAGCGAGAACGACGCGCTCCGCTTTCTCAAGGAGTGCTGGGCATCGGGATTTTCGGCCCGGGGGCTGGCGTACCGGATGCGGAACCGCATCCCCGTATCCGGCGGGCTCGACATCGCGGTGGTGTTCCAGGAAATGGTTGACAGCGAGAAAAGCGGGGTGCTGTTCACCTGCGATCCCATTGCCGCCGACGGTTCAAAAATCACCGTGAACGCCGTGTACGGCGTGGGCGAAGGCCTGGTGTCCGGTCTTCTCGACGCCGACACCTTTGTGCTTTCAAAGGACTCCGACAGGGCCGTTTCCGCCACCATAAATGACAAGAGAAAATGCCTGCGCCGGAAGGCCGGCGGCGGGGTCATCGAGGCTGCGGTGGAGCCGCACCTGCAATCCGCGCCCTGTCTTGACGAAAAGGATCTTTCGGAACTGTGCCGTCTTGGCAAGCGCATCGAATCCTATTTCCGCTTCCCGCAGGATGTTGAATGGGCATGGACCAAGCAGGGCGGTTTCCGCATTCTGCAGGCGCGGCCCGTCACCACCCTGGTTTTCGCGGCCCAAGGCAAGCTTCACATATGGGACAATTCCAACATTGTGGAGAGCTACGGCGGGCTCACCCTGCCGCTCACGTTCGGGTTCGCGCACCACGTGTACCATCAGGTGTATGTACAACTGTGCGACATCATGATGGTGCCGGCAAAGAAGATACGCGCCATGCAGCCGTTCCTGGAGCACATGATCGGGCTCATTTACGGCCGCGTGTATTACAACATCCTGAACTGGTACCGGCTCACCGGTGCCATACTCCCCGGGTTCAGGCACAACCGGGGTTTTATGGAGATCATGATGGGCACTTCGCACAAGCTCGCAGACGAAATCGCAAACCGCATCAAGCCGCCCGGTTTCCAGGAATCGCCATTCTCCAAAATCCAACGGCTTTTCTCGGGCCTCAAGTTCCTCTGGTTCCATGTCACGGCGCAGCGCATGATAAACCGGTTCCTCGCCTATTTCAACCGGGTGTATGCCGAATACCGCGGAATAGACTACGGCCGCATGCCGGCCGACGAAATCTACGGCCTGTACCAGGAGCTGGAAGAACGGCTTTTGCTTGAGTGGAAAGCGCCGATTGTCAACGATTTTCTCACCATGGTGCATTTTGGCCTGTTCAAGAGGCTCACGGAGAAATGGCTTTCGGCGCTCGGGCCGTCGCTCTCGAACGACCTTTTGTGCGGCACGGGCAGCCTCGAATCCGCCGAACCCACCCGGGAGCTCATCCGCATGGCGGGAGCGGCCGCCGCGGAGAACAGCCTTTGCAGCCTCATCGAATCCACGCCCGCCGAAGATTGCCTCGAGGCGCTGCGGCAATCGCCGCACACCGGCTTTGGGGAACGGGTGGACGAGTACATCGCCAAATACGGCCACCGGTGCATGAGCGAGATGAAGCTCGATCAGAAGGACCTTTTCATGGACCCCTCGTTCCTGTTCGTGTGCCTCAAGAACTACCTGCGCGCGGGCCGCACCGACCTCGACGCATTTGTCAAACGTGAGGAAGAGGTGCGCGGCCGGGCCGAGGCGCTCGTGCGGAAACACCTTCGCGGGCCGCGGCGCCTCGTATACCAATGGTCCCTGTTCCACACGCGCCGGGCCGTGCGCAACCGTGAAAACACGCGGTTCTGCCGCACCCGCATCTACGGTGTGGCGCGCGCCATGTTCTACGGGGTGGGCAACGATTATACGCTCCGCGGCATCATTGACAGGCCGGAAGACGTTTTCTATCTCGAGCTCCACGAGCTCACCGGCTCGCTTGACGGCATCCTCACCTGCCAGAACCTCCGGCCGCTCATACAAGCGCGCAAGGAACAATACGTGCAGTACGCGCTCGCGAATCCGCCGTCGCGCCTTGTCACGCGCGGGCCCGTGTACTGGCAGAACGACCTGGGCACCGGGTCCGTTGCCACACCGGCCGAAGCGCCGCCGGCCGCCAACAGCCTCAAGGGCACGGGCGCGTGCCCAGGCCGCGTGGCGGGCACGGCCAAGGTGATAGTCGACCCGTCCGACGACATGGAGCTCAACGGCGAAATACTGGTGACCATGCGCACCGATCCGGGCTGGATCCCGCTGTACCCGTCCATTTCCGGCCTGCTGGTGGAACGCGGCGGCCTGCTTTCTCATTCCGCAATAGTGGCGCGTGAAATGGGCCTGCCCACAGTGGTGGGCATACCGGGCCTCACCCGGCGCATCAAGACCGGCATGCGCGTGCGGTTCGACGGGCAGACAGGGGTTGTGGAAGTGCTTGACGAAAATGGAAAATCGGTATAA
- a CDS encoding chitinase: protein MSSLATSTGNKFYTLAFIISNGTANSAPYWDGTMPMSDDKYVSDIAALRAQGGDVIISFGGASGSELAQVYTSATALQAAYQQVITKYGLKWMDLDIEGAFIADATAIDRRNQALKNLQAANPGLKVSYTLPVMPEGLTQDGLNLLSNAKTNGVQVDIVNVMAMDYGACNIDMGQAAINAATNTHDQLNNLGISSRIGITPMIGVNDVSCENFTTANAQAVLNYANENSYIGLLAFWAMDADANKSYLTIFKAFNAPVEAAPVIARVVSAEPQKKTGTYDILGRLITQSRGALMLQKSINVNGNNYILKIK, encoded by the coding sequence GTGTCCAGCCTGGCGACCAGCACGGGCAATAAATTCTACACGCTCGCCTTTATTATTTCCAACGGTACGGCGAACAGCGCGCCGTACTGGGACGGCACCATGCCCATGAGCGACGACAAATACGTGAGCGACATCGCGGCGCTGCGGGCGCAGGGCGGGGACGTGATCATCTCCTTTGGCGGCGCGTCGGGCAGTGAGCTTGCCCAGGTATACACCAGTGCAACCGCGCTGCAGGCCGCGTACCAGCAGGTGATCACGAAATACGGCTTGAAATGGATGGATCTTGACATTGAGGGAGCGTTCATCGCGGATGCGACGGCCATCGACCGCCGCAACCAGGCGCTCAAGAACCTGCAGGCGGCAAACCCGGGCCTGAAGGTCTCCTACACGCTGCCGGTCATGCCCGAAGGACTCACCCAGGACGGCCTGAACCTGCTCTCGAACGCCAAGACGAACGGCGTGCAGGTGGATATTGTCAATGTCATGGCAATGGACTACGGCGCGTGCAACATCGACATGGGCCAGGCCGCGATCAACGCGGCGACCAACACGCACGACCAGTTGAACAACTTGGGCATTTCATCCAGAATCGGCATCACGCCCATGATCGGCGTCAACGACGTGTCATGCGAAAACTTCACAACGGCGAATGCGCAGGCAGTTCTGAATTATGCCAATGAGAACAGCTATATCGGCCTTCTGGCGTTCTGGGCCATGGATGCCGATGCAAATAAGTCATATCTGACCATCTTCAAGGCTTTTAATGCGCCGGTTGAGGCAGCACCTGTGATTGCCAGGGTGGTTTCTGCGGAACCTCAGAAGAAGACGGGAACCTATGACATACTAGGCCGGCTCATAACGCAATCGCGCGGTGCGTTAATGCTGCAAAAATCTATTAATGTCAATGGGAATAATTATATCCTAAAAATCAAATAA
- a CDS encoding AMP-binding protein, whose protein sequence is MAEKIGYYTGAHVKNNVFSFLEKHLTERPGFTVLRWVARPTLEKWAALPECPLVHDAITLEPFVDGIRRVAAGFLELGLHAGDRVILFLPMSVPMYTAMSALQMIGAVPVFLDSWARRGQLGVAVQIAQARGMISFEQAFDFCEGDPVLAALPLRIVFGPAKKQYAAGLEQLFAAPRRAAPVPVEQEHTALITFTTGSSGKPKGANRTHRFLAAQHYAIDAGMPYAASDVDLPLFPIFSLNNIAAGVSTVLPAIDAGTPGENDAAVLLAQIQACGVTCMTLNPWLLSEISSFCQGRGISLQSIRRVVAGGAAVSRDQVKRLVAVAPSAEMWVLYGSTEVEPIAHIEAKDMLSFEGGAAADPELVDDGVNVGHLVSGLSAKFLTITKGPITISTQEDWKLLEVPAGTVGELAVSGEHVCRDYVNDEEAFTRSKIRDERGTIWHRTGDLARIDAKGYLWLVGRVHNVIQRGATFVFPVRAEIALKKLPFVVKCAFLGLPDPVLGERCICVIVPTDASAVGDAAKEARMAAEVERVMRKNSMPVDAVMFRKAIPMDPRHHSKVEYEVLKQEILHEQ, encoded by the coding sequence ATGGCGGAAAAAATCGGCTACTACACGGGCGCGCATGTCAAGAACAATGTATTCTCCTTTCTCGAAAAGCACCTGACGGAACGGCCCGGCTTCACCGTGCTGCGCTGGGTTGCGCGGCCTACCCTGGAAAAATGGGCGGCGTTACCGGAATGTCCGCTCGTGCACGACGCCATAACCCTCGAACCATTTGTGGACGGCATCCGCCGCGTGGCCGCCGGGTTTCTCGAGCTCGGCTTGCATGCGGGCGACCGCGTCATCCTGTTTCTACCCATGTCGGTCCCGATGTATACGGCCATGTCCGCCTTGCAAATGATCGGCGCCGTGCCTGTGTTCCTCGACTCGTGGGCGCGGCGCGGCCAGCTCGGCGTTGCCGTGCAGATCGCGCAGGCACGGGGCATGATCAGCTTCGAGCAGGCATTTGACTTTTGCGAAGGCGATCCGGTACTGGCCGCCCTTCCGCTGCGCATCGTGTTCGGGCCGGCAAAAAAACAGTACGCGGCGGGGCTGGAACAGCTTTTTGCCGCGCCGCGGCGGGCTGCGCCGGTGCCGGTTGAGCAAGAGCACACCGCGCTCATCACCTTCACAACCGGCAGCTCGGGAAAACCCAAGGGCGCCAACCGCACGCACCGGTTTCTGGCGGCGCAGCACTATGCCATCGACGCGGGCATGCCCTATGCCGCGTCCGACGTTGACCTTCCCCTGTTCCCCATCTTTTCCCTCAACAACATCGCCGCGGGCGTGAGCACGGTGCTGCCCGCCATCGACGCGGGAACGCCGGGCGAAAACGACGCGGCCGTGCTTCTGGCGCAGATACAGGCATGCGGCGTTACTTGCATGACGCTCAACCCCTGGCTGCTGTCCGAGATTTCATCGTTCTGCCAGGGCCGCGGCATTTCGCTTCAGTCAATCCGTCGCGTGGTTGCAGGCGGCGCTGCCGTCAGCCGCGACCAGGTAAAACGCCTGGTAGCGGTTGCGCCCAGCGCGGAAATGTGGGTGCTGTACGGTTCCACCGAAGTAGAGCCCATTGCGCATATCGAGGCGAAAGACATGCTTTCTTTTGAAGGCGGCGCCGCGGCCGATCCGGAACTGGTTGACGACGGCGTCAACGTGGGCCATCTGGTTTCCGGTCTTTCCGCAAAATTCCTCACCATAACCAAAGGCCCAATCACGATCTCAACACAAGAAGACTGGAAACTGCTTGAGGTTCCGGCCGGCACTGTGGGGGAACTTGCAGTGAGCGGCGAACATGTGTGTCGCGACTATGTGAACGACGAAGAGGCCTTCACACGTTCCAAGATCCGCGACGAGCGCGGGACAATCTGGCACCGCACCGGCGACCTTGCACGCATCGACGCCAAAGGGTACCTGTGGCTGGTGGGCCGGGTACACAACGTGATACAACGGGGCGCGACGTTTGTGTTCCCGGTGCGCGCCGAGATTGCGCTCAAGAAACTTCCCTTTGTTGTCAAATGCGCCTTTCTCGGCCTGCCCGATCCCGTACTCGGCGAGCGCTGCATATGCGTGATCGTGCCCACGGATGCAAGCGCCGTGGGTGACGCGGCCAAGGAAGCCCGCATGGCAGCCGAGGTCGAACGCGTCATGAGAAAAAACAGCATGCCGGTTGATGCGGTGATGTTCCGCAAAGCCATACCCATGGACCCGCGACACCACAGCAAGGTGGAATATGAGGTGCTTAAACAGGAGATCCTGCATGAACAATAG
- a CDS encoding formyltransferase family protein has protein sequence MKTLLATSRVTYVPHNYCDALEAVLAGAADHVHGLLMLNNLDFSLVKKAAGLFLLGAPRLGRVFAANLFCAMFDRRTAVFRSLQKPVIIARDANETQVIDLVRRERIDLVVNMRTRCLFKQPLLTAPRLGCINIHHGLLPRFRGTMCDLYALADNRPAGFSIHVMSEKLDDGRILCRKEVSALGEKDYVAYLSKTGRQEGEALAALLGQIAEQDSLPEGIPNRDDRATYARTPKSRSEVAALKKKGMIL, from the coding sequence ATGAAAACGCTGCTGGCAACAAGCCGGGTCACCTATGTACCGCACAACTACTGCGACGCGCTTGAGGCCGTTCTCGCCGGCGCAGCCGATCACGTGCACGGTCTCCTCATGCTCAACAACCTCGATTTCTCCCTTGTTAAAAAGGCGGCCGGTCTGTTCCTGCTGGGCGCACCCCGGCTTGGCCGGGTGTTTGCGGCCAACCTGTTTTGCGCCATGTTCGACCGCCGCACTGCGGTCTTCCGCTCTCTGCAAAAACCGGTGATTATCGCCCGTGATGCCAATGAAACGCAGGTTATCGACCTTGTCCGGCGCGAGCGCATCGACCTCGTGGTGAACATGCGCACCCGCTGCCTGTTCAAACAGCCGCTGCTGACGGCGCCGCGCCTGGGCTGCATCAACATCCACCACGGCCTTCTGCCCCGGTTTCGCGGCACCATGTGCGACCTGTACGCGCTTGCCGACAACAGGCCGGCCGGCTTCAGCATCCATGTGATGTCGGAAAAACTGGACGACGGCAGGATTCTTTGCCGTAAAGAAGTGTCCGCGCTAGGCGAAAAAGACTATGTGGCCTACCTGTCGAAGACCGGCAGGCAGGAAGGCGAGGCGCTTGCGGCGCTTTTGGGCCAAATCGCGGAGCAGGATTCTCTTCCCGAAGGAATACCGAACAGGGACGACCGCGCGACATACGCGCGGACCCCGAAATCCCGAAGCGAGGTGGCGGCGCTGAAAAAGAAAGGTATGATACTCTGA
- a CDS encoding glycoside hydrolase family 18 protein, producing MKKFQILFLTIVLLWSFAFCQRKYVGWSAGYLPNYANFPISKINWKCYTHVFWFSINANSSGAVTGLDAATAKNFTTACHQNNTKAVICVGGAGAAANFETATANATILNTFVNSMVSFMQANGFDGIDIDWEDDGNGITASRYLALFQGLNTALVKITPKPLLTAAVADYYSTVSAPVYQYVDQMNIMSYYDLASASPQEVAAFTGKGVPKSKLGIGYGYDTDNEVDGPNECGNGPNGNPADINAKCLYSINNGCGGIMVWEIDRAPEPCDSVTAYYVNKMTTGIAPLPLAAAHRGQKAMFAIVNNGVRQSEIRYSVPSAQAVDLSLFSANGVLVRNLALGMRDAGPVYTIVLGSHCSGISISPGSYVVRMSTQVSTEAGMITVK from the coding sequence ATGAAAAAGTTTCAAATTCTTTTCTTAACGATTGTTCTGCTTTGGTCATTTGCGTTCTGCCAGCGCAAATACGTCGGATGGTCCGCGGGATATCTACCGAACTACGCCAATTTTCCCATTTCCAAGATAAACTGGAAATGCTACACCCATGTGTTCTGGTTTTCCATCAATGCAAACAGTTCGGGTGCAGTGACCGGCCTGGACGCGGCCACCGCAAAAAACTTTACCACCGCGTGCCATCAGAATAATACCAAGGCGGTCATTTGCGTGGGCGGCGCCGGAGCGGCCGCAAACTTCGAAACCGCAACGGCAAACGCGACCATCCTGAACACCTTTGTGAACAGCATGGTGAGCTTCATGCAGGCGAACGGGTTCGACGGCATCGACATAGACTGGGAAGACGACGGCAACGGCATCACGGCCTCCCGGTATCTCGCCCTGTTCCAGGGCCTGAACACCGCCCTGGTGAAAATAACGCCCAAACCGCTGCTCACCGCTGCGGTGGCCGATTACTACTCCACGGTGAGCGCGCCGGTATATCAGTACGTGGACCAGATGAACATCATGTCATATTATGACCTGGCAAGCGCGAGTCCGCAGGAGGTCGCGGCGTTCACGGGCAAGGGCGTTCCGAAGAGTAAACTCGGCATCGGCTACGGATACGACACCGACAACGAGGTGGATGGCCCCAACGAGTGCGGCAACGGCCCCAACGGGAACCCCGCGGACATCAACGCCAAATGCCTGTATTCGATCAACAACGGGTGCGGCGGCATCATGGTGTGGGAGATCGATCGCGCGCCGGAGCCGTGCGACAGCGTCACCGCATACTATGTGAACAAGATGACCACGGGGATAGCGCCCCTGCCGCTTGCCGCCGCGCACCGCGGGCAGAAGGCAATGTTCGCTATTGTAAACAACGGGGTGCGGCAGAGCGAAATTCGTTATTCGGTGCCGTCGGCCCAGGCCGTGGACCTGAGCCTTTTCAGCGCAAACGGCGTCCTGGTGAGAAATCTGGCCCTTGGTATGCGCGACGCGGGACCGGTATATACTATTGTATTGGGCAGCCACTGCTCGGGCATATCAATCAGCCCGGGATCCTATGTTGTAAGGATGTCCACGCAGGTGAGCACCGAGGCCGGCATGATAACGGTCAAATAA
- a CDS encoding hydroxymethylglutaryl-CoA reductase has protein sequence MSEPMQFVKKYLSQLFSSRSIAELMVQLSPKHGPAAVLPKGSSLALMKQRLAMTGLSEEQAGMLADGHSTDLHDAYVKNIENYVGTVRVPVGLAGPLRVNGLFAQGDYLVPLATTEAALVASYHRGSRAITAAGGCTAMVVGEGVSRSPGFVFGSMIEAGTFVAWVNEHFDDFRVQAAATTRYGVLADMKTTIDGNQVFLSFEYLTGNASGQNMVTIATEAVWAFILRECPVKPLRSYVEANLSGDKKASFQSFHSVRGKKVTVEVSLPDRVIKEFFRTTAADMAAYGRISAAGGSLSGTIGLQGHYANSIAALYLACGQDAACVAESAVGLTRMETVDGGLYASVSLPNLMVGTVGGGTGLPTQQACLSILNCPGDNGARAFAEVAAAVCLAGELSITAALTTGEFTRAHQLLARRRGRQKGSA, from the coding sequence ATGTCCGAACCGATGCAGTTCGTGAAGAAATACCTGTCCCAGCTTTTTTCCAGCCGCTCCATTGCGGAGCTCATGGTGCAACTGTCCCCCAAGCACGGGCCGGCGGCGGTGCTGCCCAAGGGTTCTTCGCTGGCGCTCATGAAACAGCGCCTTGCCATGACCGGCCTGTCCGAGGAGCAGGCCGGTATGCTCGCCGACGGCCACAGTACCGATCTTCACGACGCATACGTCAAGAATATCGAGAACTACGTCGGCACCGTGCGGGTGCCGGTGGGGCTTGCCGGGCCGCTGCGCGTGAACGGGCTGTTTGCGCAGGGAGACTATCTGGTGCCGCTCGCCACCACCGAGGCGGCGCTCGTGGCGTCGTACCACCGGGGCTCGCGCGCCATCACCGCAGCGGGCGGGTGCACGGCCATGGTGGTCGGCGAGGGCGTGAGCAGGTCGCCGGGGTTCGTGTTCGGCTCCATGATTGAAGCCGGCACCTTTGTCGCATGGGTAAATGAACACTTCGACGACTTCCGCGTCCAGGCCGCCGCCACCACCCGTTACGGCGTTCTGGCCGACATGAAGACCACGATCGATGGGAACCAGGTCTTTCTTTCCTTTGAATATCTCACCGGGAACGCATCGGGCCAGAACATGGTGACCATAGCCACCGAAGCGGTGTGGGCATTCATCCTCAGGGAATGCCCGGTCAAACCATTACGCTCCTATGTTGAAGCGAACTTGTCCGGTGACAAGAAGGCATCGTTCCAATCCTTTCATTCGGTGCGCGGCAAAAAAGTTACGGTTGAGGTCAGCCTGCCCGACAGGGTGATAAAGGAATTCTTCAGGACCACGGCTGCGGACATGGCGGCCTACGGCCGGATCTCTGCCGCTGGCGGGTCCCTGAGCGGGACCATCGGGCTCCAGGGGCATTATGCAAACAGCATTGCGGCGCTGTACTTGGCCTGTGGCCAGGATGCGGCATGCGTAGCCGAATCCGCAGTGGGACTCACCCGCATGGAGACGGTTGATGGCGGATTGTACGCTTCGGTGAGCCTTCCCAACCTCATGGTGGGAACCGTGGGAGGCGGCACCGGCCTTCCCACGCAGCAGGCCTGCCTGTCGATTTTAAATTGTCCGGGTGACAACGGCGCCAGGGCGTTTGCCGAGGTGGCGGCCGCCGTCTGCCTCGCGGGCGAGCTTTCAATAACGGCCGCGTTGACAACAGGGGAATTCACACGGGCGCACCAGCTCCTTGCCCGCAGACGCGGCCGGCAGAAAGGGTCCGCATGA